In Glycine max cultivar Williams 82 chromosome 7, Glycine_max_v4.0, whole genome shotgun sequence, a single window of DNA contains:
- the LOC100798564 gene encoding putative pentatricopeptide repeat-containing protein At5g13230, mitochondrial — MIRSLGDSTKLLRLVLIASHGKTRCSNNFTPCFYFTHQAALDMDSHSYANMLQQAIRNRDPNAGKSLHCHILKHGASLDLFAQNILLNTYVHFGFLEDASKLFDEMPLTNTVSFVTLAQGFSRSHQFQRARRLLLRLFREGYEVNQFVFTTLLKLLVSMDLADTCLSVHAYVYKLGHQADAFVGTALIDAYSVCGNVDAARQVFDGIYFKDMVSWTGMVACYAENYCHEDSLLLFCQMRIMGYRPNNFTISAALKSCNGLEAFKVGKSVHGCALKVCYDRDLYVGIALLELYTKSGEIAEAQQFFEEMPKDDLIPWSLMISRYAQSDKSKEALELFCRMRQSSVVVPNNFTFASVLQACASLVLLNLGNQIHSCVLKVGLDSNVFVSNALMDVYAKCGEIENSVKLFTGSTEKNEVAWNTIIVGYVQLGDGEKALNLFSNMLGLDIQPTEVTYSSVLRASASLVALEPGRQIHSLTIKTMYNKDSVVANSLIDMYAKCGRIDDARLTFDKMDKQDEVSWNALICGYSIHGLGMEALNLFDMMQQSNSKPNKLTFVGVLSACSNAGLLDKGRAHFKSMLQDYGIEPCIEHYTCMVWLLGRSGQFDEAVKLIGEIPFQPSVMVWRALLGACVIHKNLDLGKVCAQRVLEMEPQDDATHVLLSNMYATAKRWDNVAYVRKNMKKKKVKKEPGLSWVENQGVVHYFTVGDTSHPNIKLIFAMLEWLYKKTRDAGYVPDCSVVLLDVEDDEKERLLWMHSERLALAFGLIQIPSGCSIRIIKNLRICVDCHAVIKLVSKIVQREIVIRDINRFHHFRQGVCSCGDYW, encoded by the exons ATGATCAGATCATTGGGTGATAGCACAAAGCTATTGAGGCTCGTTCTAATAGCGTCACACGGCAAGACTCGTTGTTCCAACAATTTCACGCCATGCTTCTATTTTACTCACCAAGCTGCGTTGGATATGGATTCCCATTCCTACGCCAACATGCTCCAACAAGCCATCCGAAACCGCGACCCCAACGCAGGGAAGAGCCTCCACTGCCACATTCTCAAGCACGGCGCGTCTTTGGACTTGTTCGCCCAGAACATTCTTCTCAACACCTATGTTCATTTCGGCTTTTTGGAGGACGCTTCCAAACTGTTCGACGAAATGCCCCTCACTAACACCGTTTCTTTCGTCACCTTGGCCCAGGGTTTCTCCCGTTCCCACCAATTCCAGCGCGCCCGTCGCTTGCTTTTAAG GTTGTTCAGAGAAGGATATGAGGTGAACCAGTTTGTTTTCACGACTCTTCTCAAGTTGCTGGTGAGCATGGATTTGGCTGATACATGTTTGAGTGTGCATGCATATGTTTATAAGCTTGGTCATCAGGCTGACGCGTTTGTTGGGACTGCGCTTATTGATGCTTATTCTGTCTGTGGAAATGTTGACGCTGCGCGTCAAGTTTTTGATGGAATTTATTTTAAGGACATGGTATCTTGGACTGGGATGGTGGCTTGCTATGCTGAGAATTACTGCCATGAGGATTCGTTGCTACTTTTCTGCCAGATGAGGATTATGGGGTATAGGCCAAACAATTTTACCATTTCTGCCGCACTTAAGTCCTGTAATGGTCTAGAAGCATTTAAGGTTGGGAAAAGTGTTCATGGATGTGCTTTGAAAGTGTGTTATGATAGGGATCTTTATGTTGGCATTGCACTGCTTGAATTGTACACTAAGTCAGGAGAGATTGCCGAGGCACAGCAGTTTTTTGAAGAAATGCCAAAAGATGATCTTATTCCTTGGAGTCTCATGATATCACGGTATGCTCAGAGTGATAAAAGTAAAGAGGCTTTGGAGTTGTTTTGTCGAATGAGGCAATCATCTGTTGTTGTCCccaataattttacatttgcCAGTGTACTGCAAGCTTGTGCATCTTTGGTTTTGCTGAATTTGGGAAACCAAATTCATTCTTGTGTACTGAAAGTTGGTCTTGACTCAAATGTGTTTGTTTCAAATGCCCTCATGGATGTTTATGCCAAGTGTGGTGAAATTGAGAACTCCGTGAAATTATTCACGGGATCAACAGAGAAAAATGAGGTAGCTTGGAACACTATAATTGTTGGTTATGTTCAGTTAGGGGATGGGGAGAaagcattaaatttattttcaaatatgctTGGACTGGACATACAGCCAACTGAAGTGACATACTCAAGTGTTCTGCGTGCCTCTGCCAGTTTAGTGGCACTAGAGCCAGGGCGTCAAATTCATTCCTTAACTATCAAAACCATGTATAACAAGGATAGTGTAGTTGCAAATTCTTTGATAGATATGTATGCTAAATGTGGTAGAATTGACGATGCTCGACTAACCTTCGATAAGATGGATAAACAAGATGAAGTTTCATGGAATGCTTTAATTTGTGGATATTCTATACATGGCCTGGGTATGGAGGctctaaatttatttgatatgaTGCAACAGAGTAATAGTAAACCTAATAAACTTACTTTTGTTGGTGTCCTCTCTGCATGTAGCAATGCAGGGTTGTTAGACAAAGGACGAGCTCACTTTAAGTCAATGTTACAAGACTATGGCATTGAACCATGTATAGAACATTATACTTGCATGGTTTGGCTTCTTGGAAGATCAGGTCAATTTGATGAAGCAGTTAAGCTCATTGGAGAAATTCCATTTCAGCCTAGTGTTATGGTGTGGCGTGCATTACTTGGTGCTTGTGTTATCCATAAGAATCTTGATCTGGGAAAAGTTTGTGCACAGCGTGTACTTGAGATGGAGCCCCAAGATGATGCAACCCACGTTCTTCTGTCAAACATGTATGCCACTGCAAAGAGATGGGACAATGTTGCTTATGTtaggaaaaatatgaaaaagaaaaaagtgaaaaaggaACCGGGCTTGAGCTGGGTTGAGAACCAAGGTGTGGTTCACTATTTCACTGTGGGAGACACCTCTCATCCTAACATTAAACTAATCTTTGCAATGCTTGAATGGTTATACAAGAAAACCAGGGATGCAGGGTATGTTCCTGATTGCAGTGTTGTTTTGCTTGATGTGGAGGATGATGAAAAGGAACGTCTCTTGTGGATGCATAGTGAAAGACTAGCCCTGGCTTTTGGACTGATTCAAATTCCATCTGGGTGTTCTATTCGTATCATTAAAAATCTTCGAATTTGTGTAGATTGTCATGCTGTTATAAAGTTGGTATCAAAAATTGTGCAGAGAGAAATTGTTATCAGAGATATAAATCGGTTCCATCATTTTCGGCAAGGTGTTTGCTCCTGTGGTGACTACTGGTaa